In the genome of Paramormyrops kingsleyae isolate MSU_618 chromosome 5, PKINGS_0.4, whole genome shotgun sequence, the window TCTGATTGGCGGATTGCTGGGCttataactgtgtgtgtgtgcgtgtgtgtttgtgtggacgGAGCTGCGTGGTTTGGGGAACTGCTGTTGGAATAGAGAGATATAGAGGGGGAAAAGAGGCGGGAGGCGGCATTCTTAAACAGGTATCGATGCTGTTGCTTTGCTtggttggggggcggggggggggggcgtgcgtatgtgtctgtgtgtgtgtttacaggaTGTGCTCTGTGGAGACACGCAGCTGCTTCCTCTGTATATAAGCCGAACACAGAGCGGAATGCATGAGCAGAGCAGCCTTTGCGCTGCAGCTTGGTAGTGGGCTGATAGGACAGTATGTACAGACGGACAGGAAAAAACGGCAGAGTGAGGCAGGTAGCAGAGATGCAGGGGTACATGCCTGCAGGAGAACGGTGCTGAGGGCAAGGAGGCAGGAATAAGGAAGGATCAAGGGAGGAGAAAACGATACGGCTCTGTGTTCAGCATTACATGCTTTACACAGGTTTCAAGGATGGACAGACAAACAGTGACACAGGCAGTATGGACGGACTGGGAGTTTAACCCGGTGTAATAGCAGTGGGGTCCCCGTGCATCTTTAAAACTTTCCAGTTGCGGGACAAGTGTCTCAGGTTCTTAGGAGAGCACAAGAAATGCAGAGAGACGGAAGCGGAGAGCGCGAGACAGATGGTGAGGGGCACTTAATGTGCCAGAGTACGGCGAGATTAGCGGCGTGTTTGGACAGTAAGTTACAGTAGCTGAACATTGTAAGCGGCTGGCTTCCAAGCAGGCCAATAGTGTGACTGATACAGCTGATGGTGTTACTGCCTTAGCCGACTGTGTGACTGCTACAGCTGCCGTTGTCACAGCTACAGCCGACAGTGTGACTGCTACAGCTGCCAGTGTCTTAGCTACAGCTGACAGTGTGACTGCAACAGATGCTGGTGTGACTGTTACAGCTGATGGTGTAACTGCTACAACTGCTGCTGTGACTGCTACAGCCGCCGGTGTGACTGCTACAGCCGCCGGTGTGACTGCTACAGCCGCCGGTGTGACTGCTACAGCCAACACTGTGACTGTAACTGCCAATGGCTGATTGGCGCGCTGACTCGCTGATTGACACGTCGGCAAGATGAAAGACGAAGTGACTAAGTGTCTGGTTTGGGAAAGGATAACACCAGAACATGGAGATAGCAGGGGGAGACAAGGACGAAGCCCTGAGAGGACAGGGCATGGGCAAACACAACGAAGACTTGGATCTTCACCTGTGAGGTCCACGTTATGGAATATAGCTCCTTAGGAGGTTCTGTGCTGGACTGCACCAGCCACCAGTGAGCTTGGACCAGTGTCCACCTCTTCAGCATTTGTGTTCCACACTTCCCAGTCTTCTCCAGATCATCTTTCAGACCCTGTACATAAGGCTCTGATACTTTGGGCCCCTTGTACCCCAGGGCCGTTACTGCTCCAAACCTATTATAAACCCATCCTTATCTACTGTAGGCCTGGATTCAGTGCGGCCATTGTGATTGGTCAGCGATCACTGCTGGCATTTCCTGCACAGGTGGTGATGTCACTAGGGAAGGGGGAGAGTGCCGGGCATGTGAGTCGCGTGGCTCTCCCCATACCCCCGACGGTGGGGGGAACCCGAAGGCGTGGCCGCCATCTGCCCGCTAAACTTGCTCGCCGATTCAGCCTTTAAACATTTATCTCCCCTGCGAGGAATGGCATGAAGCGGCCTTGTGCCTGCCGGTTGCAGTGCAGTCAGCCAGCCTTTAGAGGACCTCCACCAATGTGCAAGACGGAAGCGAGGTTACCCTCCAACATGCATGCCTCATCTCTCTTTACGGTTCTCAGCCCGGTGGTCAGTCACAAGGTGTCACTCGGTCCTACGGTGACATACACGCAGTACTGACTACCCCTTCCTATACCACTCTCTCCCAGTGACTACATCATCAAAGAGAAGACTGTGCTCCTGCAGAAGAAGGACAACGAGGGCTTTGGCTTTGTGCTGCGGGGTGCCAAAGGTCAGCTGTCCCTCTCACACCATCCCGCCCCCCTGCCTTCCCCCCATGCTGTCCATTGCTCCTCGTCGCCTTTGGCTTCACCTTCTCTCTCATCTTCCTCAAGGCGCGCTGCGATTGCCACAGCGCATACCAATCCACCATTATCACATGGATATATATTCATAAATGCGCCTCATCACTCTTCCGGCGGGCCCCTTCTCTTCTAATTATCTGCGCTTCTCCCCTCTCTCATtgcaccctctctctctctagctCAGACTCCAATCGAGGAGTTTACTCCAACCCCAGCCTTCCCAGCGCTGCAGTACCTGGAGTCGGTTGATGAGGGGGGAGTAGCCTGGAGAGCTGGCCTGCGAATGGGAGACTTCCTTATTGAGGTGTGTGCCCAAGACCTGGTGTATAGGACATGCCATGGCTTTATAAATGACTCAAAGTAGCATGGCTTTGCAGGCCTCTGGTAAACAATGCAAATACACCGGCAGTTCATCTGCTAGTGTGATTCGTTCACAGAGCTTTTCTTGACTGCCTCTTTTTCTTGACCCTGACGTCAACCCAAGGTGAACGGTCacaatgtggtgaaggtgggGCACCGACAGGTGGTCAACATGATCCGCCAAGGAGGCAACAGCCTCATGGTCAAAGTCGTCATGGTAACGCGCAACCCAGAGATGGAGGAGGCGTCCAGGAAAAAAGGTAAATGGCTGCCAAGGAACGATGGACATGTGGTTAAATTAGGAGTACGCTTTGTAGTCTTTCAAGGCTGAAATTGTATCAGCGATAAAATTAGTAATTATCAAGTAGCAATCATCATTAACTTTAGAACTGAAAGGAGATATTTCGTTATAGTTTGCTTTTGTTATCAAAATAAAGATTATTATGCATATTGTACACTTGCAGAATggttttatataaaacattttgCATTGTATTGTTATACATCTACAACAATTATCTGTGTTATAATTATGCATATGAAACATCTGATTTGCCACCCCCATCTCCCGCTTGGTTCGTTATCCCTCTTTCTTGGCAGTTCCCCAGCAGAGTAAGAGACTGACTCCACCTGCAATTGCAATGCGCTCCAAATCCATGACCTCAGAGCTGGAGGAAATGGGTAAGGGACAATGAGGGGGAGGGACGAGACTGAAAAATAACCCAGCAAGCCAGTGACAAAGGGGGGACGGGTAGGGAGCATCCACAAATGTCATTAGCTATATGAAAAAGTAAGAGGCTGAAAAGTAGTGAAAGAAGTAGGGTGATAAGATGGATTGGTGAGCCCTTAGTAGGATAGTGGAAGAGAAACAGGGATTGGCCATAAGGTACACAAAAAGTATAAGGGAGTGGTCAATGATGTTGGCCATGTAATGAGCAGGGATAATCTTGAAATCACATACTTCTGTGAAAAAGTTAAAAGGGGATGTTTCAGAAATATTAACCAACAAGGAAATAAAAAGTGAACTGCAGTTTTCAGTGGATTTCACTGTTCTTGCAGAAATTCCACACAGTCCCTTCCAGCACCCCTACTGCAGGTAACCCTAAAATTGCAACACCTGACTGACCCTGAAACCTCCCCAGCCCAACCAATCCCCCCCTTCATCCCTCTCTACCCACCAACCCACAACCCAAATGTCATTCCAAAGGACCCCCGATGTTCCCCACTAATATCCTGTATCTAACTGACAGTACGTTGTCCTAGTAACAGAATAGGGAGCATAAAATCAGTAGAACTAGAGGTGCAACACGCTGGCAGTGGGTGGCACTGTAGCACATCTCTCAGGGGGGCAATTAGCTATGATTATGGAAAGTATGTCACTTCAGATAATCACAGAAGAAAAGCGGTGGTCTTGCAGGAACTCAGCTACAGGTGCTGTTTACAGGAGCTGAGTCTTGGAGGCTTGACCCAGCGAGGTCTCTCAAAGACAAAGTTGTCTTTACAGTCAGCTATGTTTCTTCTTTGTAACATCCTGTGTTATTTCTGGTTGATTCTCCTCTAAGGGCCGTTTAAAGTGTTTCCCATTAACCATGGTATTGATTGTTTTGTCTTACATGTCTCAGAACTTCACTTTCACGTTTCTCCATTCCGGATACTGGATTTAAAGATTGAGGAGTATCATTCCAGTGCTCGGCCCCTTTAAGAGGCAGTTGCCAGATATTTTGCTCCAGCAACCTTGGAGCATCATGGGGGATGAAGATGAATCTCCTGCAGTGGAATCAGCTGTGCAGAATCCACAATTGCACTCTGACGAATGATACCTCTTTTCTTGAGTCTCTCAATCGGTCCACTGCAGGAAAGTGAGGTTTTGAGTCTGTTTGTGGATGTATTTCAGTACATTAATGACATTCAACCAAACATGTTTATCACACCACAGACTTTGGTTAAGCACATGTATTAACTTTTACTACATGTTTCTCAGATCACTTAATAAAGAATGAGGATTTTCATTATGAAACTGCTAGGCTGAACCTCTGCAGTTTATGGTGCATTACCAATGCTTAGGAGAATCTTCCAGAATCCATAAGTGCCCCATTTCACTGCACTcctgtccagcacaccctgcctCAGATGCAGGCTGGCCTCCCCATCAAACATACTATTAAATGTCACGTGCCAACACTGTGGTCCGAGGCGGTGTTTAGGTAGCGTAGCAGTTAAGCCCTTGACCCACAATGCTAATGAGATAATGAGGCAGCCTCTACCAAAagccaccccccatcccccccaacTCCAGATATCGGCGTGTTAGAATGCACATCACGCCATCCACTCTCGACACGTGTAACACACACCAGACCTGCCTGCAGGTTGCAGTGACCGGGACAAaaacagaagcaaaaaaaaataaaaaaatgaaaatcacatGAACCCCACTATCCCCATGGGCAAAAACAAACTATGTCTGACTCAAAACCCATCTTTTCTATTTCTGTTCCTGCTGCATGGACATCTAATAGTGGAGAAAGGTGAGAGAGATACACCTGTTTCGCGATAGATTATACCTCATCTGAACGGAAAGCATGTAGCCATCCGCTCTCACGTGTACAAGTTAGCTCTGCCAACTCAATAATCTGAATGTTTACACAAATCGGAAATACGGGGGATGCTCGTAGCAATACTTCAATTAAATCCTTCTCCATTTTGGATGTTGCAGCTGCCTCTCCTTGGAAGAAAAAAGCAGGTGACGATGGCTACTCCCTCCATTATCTATTCATGTGTTCTGTTCGTAGATcccttgtgtctgtgtgtgcatgtccacAGTGATAATATACCGTCCTTGTTTGGTTTATGAAACGTAAAGTTTCTGTCATTTCAGAATTCGAGGCTTCGCAGGTTTCAGAGAAGAAGAGGACAGTCTATCAGATGGCACTAAGTAAGAGTACAGACGAATTTACTGCTAGAGTGCTTGCCAGGCCCTGTATTGGACAGGAAGATGCGTGGACGGACTCTGTACCTCCTTCCCTCACAGATAAGCTAGATGAGATCCTGGCAGCTGCCCAGCAGACTATCAGCACTTCTGAAGGACAAGGGCCACGGCCTCATGGTGGAAAGCGAGACAAGAACAGAGGCATCTACTCCAATGAAGTACAGCGCACATTTTACTCTAATCCTGTGTGGTTCATTTAGGGCAGGGATTCTCAAAGTCCAGACTGCAGTCTGGATGAGGACCGAACTGCAAATTAATCTGGACCCAATGCACCTTAAGAATCAATATGGTTAACGTAAAAAGGCTTAACATGGTTTGAAGTTCAATAGTACAATGTAGAATCACCAAACTTCGTACCAACATAATTCAtcaaacccctccccccatgacAGACAGACGGAACAATCAATGAGCATGAAAAAGTACCCATTGTTGTTATATATTGATGTCCATATGGAAGATTATTGTTTATTCCTTAAAGTTGAAATGATGtcttgttattgaaaatcaATCTGGACCTCTAAACTAAAAGCTGATGTGGACCTTTGATCAAAAACTTTGAGAACTCCTGGTTTAGAATTTAGGCTCCTGCGTACAGTTTTCCAGCATCTTCCTAACACTCCTTTGGCTGCATGCAACTTTATAACTAATGGGTCTGTTTTCGCTATGCTACAAATCGGAGTGTCACACCATTGTGAGTCTGTGCCAGGCAGCATGACAGTCCCCACAGAGAAAGCCAAATCTGAGAGTGGCGGACAAACAAGTTCCCCTGCAATACTTGTTCGCCAAATATGGTTCGCCTGCTACTCTGCAAAGTTTACTATGAGACCTTCTCACTCCTTGCAAGTCAACAGAAGAGCAGGCGAGATGAATTAAATAAAGAGGCAGCACCCGACTCATGTAAAGTCAACTTGCGTAAATCCAAACTTACACCCAAAATATCCGAGAGATTAAAGAAGCGCTAATGCAAAAAGGCAACATACACCTGTGACTTTAATCTTTAtcttttcttttattgaatGTGTTCTTTATTAGGTATTAGTAGTAAATTTCTTGATTATGTGTTTTTTGCTATAAGGTGTCTTGAATGGAATGGGGGGCATACAGTTTATGGAGCTGATTACTTACATTTGTCAAGAACTGCCTGTACTTGCATGAGGATGCGAATGTCAGGCCTGTCAATGTTTCCTCTTTAGGTAATTTATGTTAGTATTCccactgatttttttccctgtctGTTGCTTCTTTTCAGCAGGCAAATTACGACCAATCAGGAGTCGGCATGATGTCATCGGGATCAGGGTTTGGCTATGACCGAGCACAATTAATGTCAGGCCATGCTCCACAGCACGGTATGATGCTGCGACAGAAATCCATCGGTGAGGTTGTCTGTTTATCTGTCTGTCCGTCCTTGGTCCGTACTTCACTGTACTGTTCTGCGTGACTGTGCTATACGATACGTAAGGCTCCAGTCTGCTTTGTCTGTACCGTTCTGTGCTCTGTGTCTCTACTGTACAGCCGTGTACAGTAAAGGTCAGTACTGTCTGGGACAGTACTGGGCTGGACTGTACtcatctgtatgtctgtctgttgCGACAGATATACAGACGCCAGAGCAAACTCACTGAAGCTGTGGTGCAGACAAACCCTCGTAGGCATAGCAAGGGCACGAAGGAACATGCAGCTCTCTTGAGTGCAATTTAACAAAGAACGAACCAAGACCAAAAGACATGGACAGACAGATACCAGCGTAGTCCCAGTGGTAGAATGCAAAATGAGTGATGAGTTTGGTTTGACATCATTGGCGCCCTGTAAGTCTTCATGGTCCAGCTGGCTGCTAGCTCCTCCTTTTTCGAGATGTTTCTCAGAGTCCTATCTAGTCGTTATACTTCGCTGTCGAGTATGTGCATTCTTACTCTCTGAACTTGGCTTTGCTCCAGGTGTTACAGAGGAGGAGAAGCAGTACCTTCACCCTCCGGCTATGAAGTTCTCACGCAGCCTATCGGTTCCTGGCTCTGATGACATCCCTCCGCCCCCCACCACTgccccacctgaccctcctttctctgcagggccctcCTTGGGCTGGAGAGGGAAACAGCTGCAGAAACAGCCCTCAGTTTCGGTGTCCCAGGCTTCCACGTCGTCGCAATACCAGCTCTACTCGCAGGCAGTCCACTATTCGCAGACAGGCCGTGGAGGGCCGGGTGGCGGCAGCGGGGGTGTGGACCATGCAGCCGCTTTCTCCCACCCTTCGTcacacccctcccacccccagccGAGTCGGCCCACTCGCAAAGGCAGCATGTACGTCGGAGAATCTGTAGGAGCCGCAGCAGGGAGGGCGGCAGTTTTGAGGAGGGGCTACAGCAATGCCGTCCCCCCATCCAGCGTGGCCCCCATGAGCCAGCAGCAGCCATCTGTGCAGAGCCAAGTCTCCCAGCAGCCAGCGTCCCGCATGGACAGAGGCGGAGCAGGCCTGGCGGGTGGCGGGGGTGCACCCAAAGGAGGTGCCAGGAGAGGAAAGGGCCACTTAGTCAAACAGTCCAAAGTTGAGAACCAGACACCCACGCACGCTCTCAACAAAGTCCCTGTGGAAAAAAGCTCCATCCCCATCCCGACCATCATCGTTAAGGCACCTTCCACCAGCAGCAGCGGCCGGAGTAGCCAGGGCAGCAGCGTGGATGCAGAGCCACCGGCAGAGACTGAAGCCAAAACGTCACCTGGAGAGCCTGCCGAACCCCCAACATCCACCCCCAGCTCCGTGGCGGGATCATCTGCAGCAAACCCCGTCCCCTCATCCACCTTCCGACCTTCTCTCCCATCCCTCCGTACCCAGGAGAGCGTGGATTTCACCAGTCAGTTCGGGGCAGCCATAGTTGGGGCGGCCCGCAGGGACAGGGAGCGATTCCACGAAGCACGGAGGAAGAGTGCATCCTTCTTCATCTCAGCTGAGGATGAGGTTGGATTGGGATTAGGTGGAGGGAGGACCCCGACAACGCAGCAGCACAGTGCCCAGATGGAGAACCCGTCCCCCCGCCTGCGCCCATCCAAATCCATTGATGAGGGCATGTTCTCTGGAGACACCTTCATCCATCATACGCGCAGCATGCCCCCCGCATTCGGGCTCCCGGAATATTCCACGCCAGCACCTGCTGGCGACTATCAGCCCAAATCCGTGCCGACCGATTTCTATCGGGCAGGGAAACAGCCAGCTACCACCTTCATCCACCCATTGACTGGGAAGGTTCTGGACCCCTCTTCCCCACTTGGCCTGGCCCTGGCTGCTAGGGAGAGGGCCCTAAAAGATGATGGGAGGATGCGCAGGGAGAGGGGCGAGCACCACTTTGGGCGCCAGCTCTCCAGTGTCGGGGCCTTCCCGTCTATCGCCACCTCACCATCCCTGCTACCCCACATCGCCTCCTCCTCGACCGCCTCGGTCTCCcagtcctccagctcctcttaCCTCGTCACATCCTCCTCTCTCGCTGCCACCACCTCCACACCGGGCCGCCCACCTTCCCCGAGGATATACCGCAGTGGAGGGGTGTGGGACGAGGAGGGCGGTGAGAAGGAGAAAGAAGCGGGACCCAGGGAGGGATTGAGAGTGCGATTTTCAGAAGATAAGCCGATCCACACACATCATTACCAGTCGCAGAACTATCAGATGGGCTACAGGGAGCGGGAGGCGTATGGGAAGAAGCCGGAGCAACAGGCCTCCCAGTTGCAATCCCACTCCTCTTCCCATCAAGCTCCGCCACAGAGACCCACCTTCTTGCGCATGGAAAGTGACACCAATGCCTCAATCCTCTCTgtgactcccccctcccctcccctggTGGCCCCAGCCCCCACAAAGGGCAACGAAGGAGGAGAAAATGGAGGCTTGGGTTTGATGGTACTTCCGCCTCCTGCCCCCTCAGTAGACATAGATGATGAGTTTGTTTTCGCTGACCCCTTGCCTCCACCTCTACAGTTCGCCAATAGTTTTGATAGGGGTTTGGGAGGAATGTCAGGGTATGGTCATCAGGGAGGAATGATTACCAGTAACTTACACTCTTCCATAAAGCCtccaccacctcctcctccccctccacctcctcccccacctccaccaGCACAAAAAGAACCTTTCATAGGAAGTTTTCCTTCCCACACGCCACTTACGTCCCCCCAGGCAGGGGATTCCACCACATCCAGCCTTACGTCCTACGACAGTGAGGTAGCCAACCTAACCCAATCAGCCCTCTCCCCTTCCTCCTCCCGCCCTTTAGCTCCACCATCGCCCTCCACCCTCCAGCCATCTCTGTCAGAATCGTCAGCCCCTGCTTCGATCTCTCCTCCCTCCACCTTCCATGGACCCCGATCTGTCAGTCACTCTCACCATCTCTACAACAGCACACAGAATGCGGGACACTCCtctcccacccctccccccctttctgCTCCTTCCACGACCACCGTAGTGGTCCGCAGTCCCACCCCCACAGCCAATTCTGCCCAAGACAGGGGGATATCTGTTGCGACCACGACTGTGAGCTACGTGAGCACCACCCCAACCTCAACTGCCCCTACACCTACCACAACCACCCCTATGCACTTGGAGCATGCAGCAATCACTACCgcaagt includes:
- the LOC111836527 gene encoding SH3 and multiple ankyrin repeat domains protein 1-like isoform X8 — translated: MTMPLSPLSSDEEQQRMLGKSQHFYPGAEDEDGEEEDDEEEAEENHTEERGDKENGELEGEEEEEEVKEMQKGGQSRGGREEVPRQAANMIGQPMADRQLRPSNLGHVRNPHLSNPGPAHHQPANQQQPLHPPASRQQLRRLRERSQSTVTPGEDTQISMMVFRIGIPDIKQTQKCLRFNPDSTVWCAKQQVLCSLTETLRDVLNYGLFQPATDGHDAKFLEEERFLRDYPQSFEKGVPYLEFRYKTRVYKQTNLDDKQLAKLHTKASLKKFMSYVQGGMLEKMAKLLDKGLDPNYHDSDNGETPLTLAVQTEQASAEGIRLLVMGGAHIDFRAKDGLTPMHKAVRSHNHAGLLTLLALGASPDYKDRWGLTPLYHSVLTGGDTSCCETLLYHRSKLGVRDENGWDEMHQLRDEEEYGMQEIHKACQNGHAQHLEHLLFYGADSSSQNASGNTAMHICALYNKESCVRILLYRGASKEAKNNNGQTPFQVAIMSGHFELGEIIKIHSDADVVPFLETPKYAPQRLDSARTLALPRPHPLLRANSDNTMNVPDWMGPPGVAASNAVSVQGYKNPSSSRSSSSPRGARTRSPSRGRGGDKEEKGRQTRGRQGPMSANSTASAGGQRRRLYSAVPGRVFVATRSHSAQGDREISISKGDKVKVLSVGEGGFWEGTVKGRTGWFPSDCVQEVPAQSQDSRSESRSEKAKKLFRHYTVGSYDSVDAPSDYIIKEKTVLLQKKDNEGFGFVLRGAKAQTPIEEFTPTPAFPALQYLESVDEGGVAWRAGLRMGDFLIEVNGHNVVKVGHRQVVNMIRQGGNSLMVKVVMVTRNPEMEEASRKKVPQQSKRLTPPAIAMRSKSMTSELEEMEFEASQVSEKKRTVYQMALNKLDEILAAAQQTISTSEGQGPRPHGGKRDKNRGIYSNEQANYDQSGVGMMSSGSGFGYDRAQLMSGHAPQHGMMLRQKSIGVTEEEKQYLHPPAMKFSRSLSVPGSDDIPPPPTTAPPDPPFSAGPSLGWRGKQLQKQPSVSVSQASTSSQYQLYSQAVHYSQTGRGGPGGGSGGVDHAAAFSHPSSHPSHPQPSRPTRKGSMYVGESVGAAAGRAAVLRRGYSNAVPPSSVAPMSQQQPSVQSQVSQQPASRMDRGGAGLAGGGGAPKGGARRGKGHLVKQSKVENQTPTHALNKVPVEKSSIPIPTIIVKAPSTSSSGRSSQGSSVDAEPPAETEAKTSPGEPAEPPTSTPSSVAGSSAANPVPSSTFRPSLPSLRTQESVDFTSQFGAAIVGAARRDRERFHEARRKSASFFISAEDEVGLGLGGGRTPTTQQHSAQMENPSPRLRPSKSIDEGMFSGDTFIHHTRSMPPAFGLPEYSTPAPAGDYQPKSVPTDFYRAGKQPATTFIHPLTGKVLDPSSPLGLALAARERALKDDGRMRRERGEHHFGRQLSSVGAFPSIATSPSLLPHIASSSTASVSQSSSSSYLVTSSSLAATTSTPGRPPSPRIYRSGGVWDEEGGEKEKEAGPREGLRVRFSEDKPIHTHHYQSQNYQMGYREREAYGKKPEQQASQLQSHSSSHQAPPQRPTFLRMESDTNASILSVTPPSPPLVAPAPTKGNEGGENGGLGLMVLPPPAPSVDIDDEFVFADPLPPPLQFANSFDRGLGGMSGYGHQGGMITSNLHSSIKPPPPPPPPPPPPPPPPAQKEPFIGSFPSHTPLTSPQAGDSTTSSLTSYDSEVANLTQSALSPSSSRPLAPPSPSTLQPSLSESSAPASISPPSTFHGPRSVSHSHHLYNSTQNAGHSSPTPPPLSAPSTTTVVVRSPTPTANSAQDRGISVATTTVSYVSTTPTSTAPTPTTTTPMHLEHAAITTASGGGGKTIDQTHTSAKSGESLETVVDSGIEELDSRSSSDHHLDNILGMGGMRGEKGERLGGGSGDRGSDILDSYMTYLDGQTFEMHNSKTAPSTYPKVQRYKEGGRSVPDLHRQTNTAPPSFHTQRQREEVAEEVLEGEEVNEEENGHEGYRVRETQSLGTHSSLYIERPRTPDLKPLWGEGGTGGGPEGMGEEGTQGGVVFLEGRKLHPPLSSMKASIINELSSKLQQMGNKSMESWGGQRSLARHRLSSPFPVSALPPREGQTDRRRSEET